One Ricinus communis isolate WT05 ecotype wild-type chromosome 2, ASM1957865v1, whole genome shotgun sequence DNA segment encodes these proteins:
- the LOC125369338 gene encoding uncharacterized protein LOC125369338, with the protein MTLNEECSTILKNKLPLKRRDLGSFTVPYVIGNLPISGALVDLGASINLMPTSLFDKLGLNERNPTRMSIQLAVRTVKVPRGIIKDVLVKVDKFISCVDFVVMDMEGESVVPLILGRPFLATSRAVIDVCDGKFKIRVDNETITFDLVNTMKYSLDHDDAVFSIDIVDNLVKSHLQEILLDDPLSEVRKVKSSFEDPPALELKELPKHLSYGFLDEEEKLPVIIAADLTPEERAKTLDALKRYKKAFAYKIANIPGINPSLCSYKILTEDSYRVVSKKEGMTVIRNEQDELIPTQIVIGFRVCINYRRLNDATQKDHFPLPFIDQMLERLAGHMFYCFLDGFSRYFQIPIAPEDQEKTIFTCPYGTFAYRGCLLAY; encoded by the exons ATGACTCTGAACGAGGAGTGTTCGACTATTCTTAAGAATAAGCTGCCACTCAAAAGAAGAGatctagggagttttactGTTCCTTATGTCATTGGCAATTTGcctattagtggtgcattagttgatttaggagctagtataaatttaatgcCCACTAGTCTGTTTGATAAATTAGGTTTGAATGAACGTAAccccactaggatgagcattcaGTTAGCTGTTAGAACTGTAAAGGTTCCTAGGGGTATTATTAAAGATGTGcttgttaaggtagacaagtttattTCTTGTGTAGATTTTGTAGTCATGGATATGGAAGGTGAGAGTGTTGTACCTTTAATCCTAGGTAGACCCTTTCTTGCAACGTCTAGGGCTGTaatagatgtttgtgatggaaagtTTAAAATTAGGGTAGACaatgagaccattacctttgacctaGTGAATACTATGAAATACTCTTTAGACCATGATGATGCTGtattttctattgatattGTGGATAATTTGGTTAAGTCTCACTTACAGGAAATAttacttgatgatccttt GTCAGAAGTGCGGAAAGTGAAGTCTTCTTTTGAGGACCCCCCGGCCTTAGAATTGAAGGAGCTGCCTAAGCACTTAAGCTATGGATTCTTGGATGAGGAAGAAAAGTTACCGGTGATTATTGCAGCAGATTTAACACCTGAGGAGCGAGCAAAAACTCTAGATGCGCTCAAGAGGTATAAGAAGGCCTTCGCCTACAAAATTGCGAATATTCCCGGGATCAACCCTAGTTTATGTTCTTACAAGATTCTTACGGAGGATAGCTATAGA GTTGTGTCGAAGAAAGAAGGCATGACAGTAATTCGAAATGAGCAGGATGAGCTGATACCTACACAGATAGTAATAGGATTTCGAGTGTGCATCAATTATaggaggcttaatgatgcaactcagaAGGATCActtccctcttcctttcattgatcagatgTTAGAAAGATTGGCAGGACATATGTTTTACTGTTTCCTTGATGGTTTTTCAAGATATTTTCAAATCCCAATTGCACCTgaagaccaagagaagacaaTTTTCACCTGCCCCTATGGGACATTCGCTTATAGAGGATGCCTTTTGGCctattga